A genomic window from Tachyglossus aculeatus isolate mTacAcu1 chromosome 9, mTacAcu1.pri, whole genome shotgun sequence includes:
- the LOC119932054 gene encoding extensin-like: MAAAHFPALTTAPARPHARPARAHTLLRTRAPPPPPGETQPRARGGGRENQTPPRTRAADTAHWLAAPALSPAPRLIPSQFILTTPRRGVGGEPSPPLKGVPAPPSTDASHWLAAPSLSDRPRPLRTRCVRAVLLTPQRRGVDGAPKQICACASPPRPPRTPLIGWPLGPAPCARALCEGALIDTPRRRVGIEPKQIYACASPPHPPRAPLIGWPPRPSQLGPAPCARALCEGGVIDAPAQKGRRRAQSSAPPPARLLCEGGLIDAPAQRGRQRAQADLRVRVPAAPSTDTSHWLDAPALTARPRPLRAPCGRVVLLTPPRREVGGEPKPICACGSPPHPPRTPPIGWPPRPSTLGPAPPRARRVRAVSLAPQADLRVRVPAPPSTDASHWLAATPLGARPRPLRACYVRAALTPPRRRVGGEPRQICACASPPRPPPRTPPIGWPTRPSELGPAPCALARCVRRSYCPPPQQRGRRRAQADLRMRVPAPPSTDTSHWLAAPPLSARTRPLRARPAVRPGPSARALCEGGLIGAPKPICACGSPPHPPRTPPNGWPSCPSEFGPAPLRARCVRASLLTPPRREVGGEPKPICACGSPPHPPRTPPIGWPSCPSEFGPAPLRARGRALRLGGLIDAPARREIGPAPCVPTLCEGGLDAPRRGMGGEPRQICACASPPYPPRTPPIGWPPRPSAVGPAPPREPCVRAV, encoded by the exons ATGGCGGCTGCCCACTTTCCAGCGCTAACCACTGCACCCGCCCGCCCCCACGCACGGCCCGCACGGGCCCACACCCTtctgcgcacgcgcgcccccccccccccgccaggggAGACACAGCCCCGCgcgcggggtggggggcgcgAGAACCAAACCCCTCCGCGCACGCGCGCCGCCGACACCGCCCATTGGCTGGCCGCCCcggccctcagccccgccccccgcctcattCCTAGTCAATTCATTTTGACGACGCCGCgcagaggggtcggcggcgagccCAG CCCCCCGCTCAAGGGGGTCCCCGCCCCACCCTCCACGGACGCCTCCCATTGGCTGGCCGCCCCGTCCCTCAGTGACCGGCCGCGCCCCCTGCGCACGCGCTGTGTGAGGGCGGTCTTATTGACGCCCCAGCGCAGAGGGGTCGACGGCGCGCCCAAGCAGATCTGCGCGTGCGCGTCCCCGCCCCGTCCTCCACGGACGCCTCTCATTGGCTGgccgctcggccccgccccctgcgcgcGCGCGCTATGTGAGGGCGCTCTTATTGACACCCCGCGCAGAAGAGTCGGCATTGAGCCCAAGCAGATTTACGCATGCGCGTCCCCGCCCCACCCTCCACGGGCACCTCTCATTGGCTGGCCGCCACGCCCCTCAcagctcggccccgccccctgcgcgcGCGCGCTGTGTGAGGGTGGTGTTATTGACGCCCCCGCGCAGAAGGGTCGGCGGCGAGCCCAA agttcggccccgccccctgcgcgcTTGCTGTGTGAGGGCGGTCTTATTGACGCCCCCGCGcagaggggtcggcagcgagccCAAGCAGATCTGCGCGTGCGCGTCCCCGCCGCACCCTCCACGGACACCTCCCATTGGCTGGACGCCCCGGCCCTCactgcccggccccgccccctgcgcgcGCCCTGTGGGAGGGTGGTCTTATTGACGCCCCCGCgcagagaggtcggcggcgaacCCAAGCCGATCTGCGCGTGCGGGTCCCCGCCCCACCCTCCACGGACGCCTCCCATTGGTTGGCCGCCCCGTCCCTCAacgctcggccccgcccctccgcgcgCGCGCCGTGTGAGGGCGGTCTCATTGGCGCCCCAAGCCGATCTGCGCGTGCGGGTCCCCGCCCCACCCTCCACGGACGCCTCCCATTGGCTGGCCGCCACGCCCCTTggagctcggccccgccccctgcgcgcGTGCTATGTGAGGGCGGCCTTGACGCCCCCGCGCAGACGGGTCGGCGGCGAGCCCAGGCAGATCTGCGCATGCgcttccccgccccgcccccccccacggaCGCCTCCCATTGGCTGGCCGACCCGCCCCTCagagctcggccccgccccctgcgcgcTCGCGCGCTGCGTGAGGCGGTCttattgcccccccccccagcagagaggtcggcggcgagccCAAGCCGATCTGCGCATGCGCGTCCCCGCCCCGCCATCCACGGACACCTCCCATTGGCTGGCCGCCCCGCCCCTCAGTGCCCGGACCCGCCCCCTGCGCGCGCGCCCTGC AGTTCGGCCCGGGCCCTCCGCGCGGGCGCTGTGTGAGGGCGGTCTTATTGGCGCCCCCAAACCGATCTGCGCGTGCGGGTCCCCGCCCCACCCTCCACGGACGCCTCCCAATGGCTGGCCGTCCTGTCCCTCAGAGTTCGGCCCCGCCCCCCTGCGCGCGCGCTGTGTGAGGGCGAGCTTATTGACGCCCCCGCgcagagaggtcggcggcgagccCAAGCCGATCTGCGCGTGCGGGTCCCCGCCCCACCCTCCACGGACGCCTCCCATTGGCTGGCCGTCCTGTCCCTCAGAGTTCGGCCCCGCCCCCCTGCGCGCGCGCGGGCGCGCGCTGCGTTTGGGCGGTCTTATTGACGCCCCCGCGCGGAGAG agatcggccccgccccctgcgtgCCCACGCTGTGTGAGGGCGGCCTTGACGCCCCGCGCAGAGGGATGGGCGGGGAACCCAGGCAGATCTGCGCATGCGCGTCCCCGCCCTACCCTCCACGAACGCCTCCCATTGGCTGGCCGCCCCGCCCCTCAGCggtcggccccgcccccccgcgcgAGCCCTGTGTGAGGGCGGTGTAG